Proteins encoded by one window of Kribbella italica:
- the holA gene encoding DNA polymerase III subunit delta, whose translation MLLVTGSETFLADRAVRSAIAAVSKGKTDVEVTDVGAGELDVGDFAELTGPSLFATERVLVLRMLENLPAEMVAHLLEYAGAPADDVLVVLVHSGGQKGKGVLDKLRKASVNEVVATAPKTWELPQFVLGEIRSFGGSIDEHSAAALVDAVGHDLRALSGACSQLVSDSDGQSISTDLISQYFGGRAEVTSFAVADAAIAGRTEPALEQLRWALDCGVAAVLVTSAMAGGLRGLAKFSSAPPGLREADLAREVGVPPWKLKTLRQQSRGWTPGGLATAIKAVAQADADVKGASGDAGYALERMVITVSRAHGRR comes from the coding sequence GTGTTGCTCGTCACCGGCTCGGAGACGTTTTTGGCGGATCGGGCTGTGCGGTCCGCGATTGCTGCTGTGTCCAAGGGGAAGACTGATGTCGAGGTCACCGATGTCGGGGCGGGCGAGCTTGATGTCGGGGACTTTGCGGAGCTGACCGGGCCTTCGTTGTTCGCGACCGAGCGTGTGCTGGTGCTGCGGATGCTGGAGAACTTGCCGGCCGAGATGGTCGCCCATTTGCTGGAGTATGCGGGTGCGCCGGCGGACGACGTGCTGGTCGTGCTGGTGCACTCGGGTGGGCAGAAGGGCAAGGGTGTACTCGACAAGTTGCGCAAGGCCTCGGTGAATGAGGTCGTCGCGACGGCGCCGAAGACTTGGGAGTTGCCGCAGTTTGTGCTGGGGGAGATCCGGTCGTTCGGCGGTTCGATCGACGAGCACAGTGCGGCTGCGCTGGTGGATGCCGTCGGGCATGATCTCCGCGCGTTGTCGGGCGCGTGTTCGCAGCTGGTGTCGGACTCGGACGGGCAATCGATCTCGACCGACTTGATCAGCCAGTACTTCGGTGGGCGCGCTGAGGTCACGAGTTTTGCAGTTGCCGATGCTGCCATCGCGGGTCGTACCGAGCCGGCACTTGAGCAGTTGCGGTGGGCTCTTGATTGCGGGGTCGCTGCGGTTCTGGTCACGAGTGCGATGGCTGGTGGGCTTCGCGGTTTGGCGAAGTTTTCCAGTGCGCCTCCTGGTCTCCGCGAGGCAGATCTGGCCCGCGAGGTCGGCGTACCTCCGTGGAAGCTGAAGACTCTCCGCCAGCAGTCTCGAGGGTGGACTCCGGGTGGTCTGGCTACCGCGATCAAGGCGGTCGCCCAAGCGGATGCTGACGTGAAGGGTGCATCGGGCGACGCCGGGTACGCGCTGGAGCGCATGGTGATCACCGTCAGCCGAGCCCACGGTCGACGCTGA
- a CDS encoding RNA polymerase sigma factor — translation MVSIGAAVPVPDDAPAAVTRLYREHWVGLVRLAVLMVDDRQHAEDLVQEAFAELYRRWPLDDSGKALGYLRTTVLNRSRSALRRRRVARLYAPPLDRPGASAESEVVLSEERQEVQRALSKLPRRTREVLVLRYYLDLPHAEIAQTLGINESTARATASRGLALLTQHLKDS, via the coding sequence ATGGTGAGTATCGGCGCCGCCGTACCGGTGCCTGACGACGCACCGGCCGCCGTGACCCGGCTGTACCGGGAGCACTGGGTCGGTCTGGTCCGACTGGCGGTGCTGATGGTCGACGACCGTCAGCACGCCGAGGACCTGGTCCAGGAAGCCTTCGCCGAGCTGTACCGGCGCTGGCCACTCGACGACTCCGGCAAAGCCCTCGGCTACCTCCGTACGACGGTGCTCAACCGCAGCCGATCCGCACTACGCCGGCGCCGCGTGGCCCGGCTCTACGCACCCCCTCTCGACCGGCCCGGCGCATCGGCCGAGAGCGAGGTGGTGCTCAGCGAGGAGCGCCAGGAGGTGCAGCGGGCGCTGAGCAAACTCCCTCGGCGTACCCGTGAAGTGCTCGTCCTGCGCTACTACCTCGACCTCCCGCACGCCGAGATCGCCCAGACCCTCGGGATCAACGAGTCGACCGCACGCGCCACCGCGTCGCGAGGCCTCGCCCTCCTGACCCAGCACCTGAAGGACTCCTGA
- a CDS encoding aminoglycoside phosphotransferase family protein, which yields MPAFEIPAGFLVVGSRGLDWVAYLDGLPRLVDELLGEWELTVDGPAWHGECAVVAPVLTRAGEAAVLKVQFPHWEAETEHLALQAWGGRGAVRLLRADPRRFALLLERLSPRDLTTVDDREACELIGTAYSRLHVAAGPQYRTLSGELKRWMEEFRAMPASAPVPRRYVEQAISLGTDFAADPGTDGRLIHSDLHYENVLAGEREPWLVIDPKPLSGDPGYEVAPLLWNRWDEVVATGDIRFRVRSRFYTAIDAAGLDEDRARDWVIVRQMLNVLWTLKDAGADQSLPQDWLTRNIAIVKAIQD from the coding sequence GTGCCGGCGTTCGAGATCCCGGCCGGGTTCCTCGTCGTCGGGTCGCGCGGCCTGGACTGGGTCGCGTACCTGGACGGGCTGCCGCGGCTGGTCGACGAGCTGCTCGGCGAGTGGGAGCTGACCGTCGACGGGCCGGCTTGGCACGGGGAATGCGCGGTCGTCGCACCGGTGCTGACGCGGGCCGGCGAGGCGGCGGTGCTGAAGGTGCAGTTCCCGCACTGGGAGGCCGAGACCGAGCACCTCGCGCTGCAGGCCTGGGGCGGGCGCGGCGCGGTGCGGTTGCTGCGGGCGGACCCGCGGCGGTTCGCGCTGCTGCTCGAGCGGTTGTCGCCGCGGGACCTGACGACGGTCGACGACCGGGAGGCCTGCGAGCTCATCGGTACGGCGTACTCGAGGCTGCATGTCGCCGCCGGGCCGCAGTACCGGACGCTGTCGGGCGAGCTGAAGCGGTGGATGGAGGAGTTCCGCGCGATGCCCGCGTCGGCGCCGGTCCCACGCCGGTACGTCGAGCAGGCGATCTCGCTGGGCACGGACTTCGCGGCCGACCCCGGGACCGACGGCCGGCTGATCCACAGCGACCTGCACTACGAGAACGTGCTCGCCGGCGAGCGTGAACCCTGGCTGGTCATCGACCCCAAGCCGCTCTCGGGCGACCCCGGCTACGAGGTCGCGCCCTTGCTCTGGAACCGCTGGGACGAGGTCGTGGCCACCGGTGACATCCGCTTCCGGGTCCGCTCCCGCTTCTACACCGCCATCGACGCCGCCGGCCTCGACGAGGACCGCGCCCGCGACTGGGTGATCGTCCGCCAGATGCTCAACGTCCTGTGGACCCTCAAGGACGCCGGCGCCGACCAGTCCCTCCCGCAGGACTGGCTGACCCGCAACATCGCGATCGTGAAGGCGATCCAGGACTAG
- a CDS encoding RNA polymerase sigma factor yields the protein MMLSLGRSRTHPPPVAERESAITRLYEEQWAGMVRLALLMLGDRASAEDAVQESFTAVYRRWDKIKDGTRVEAYLRSAVLNTSRSVLRRRKLAVLHRPPVDPPVWSAESQAMLGEDRREVLAALATLPARRREVLVMRFYLHLSDADIALTLGITEVSVRSTISRALKALGAKLKEDR from the coding sequence ATGATGCTGAGCCTGGGCCGCTCCCGGACTCACCCGCCGCCCGTCGCGGAGCGTGAGTCCGCGATCACCCGGCTCTACGAGGAACAGTGGGCCGGGATGGTCCGGCTCGCCCTGCTGATGCTGGGCGACCGTGCCTCGGCCGAGGACGCCGTGCAGGAGTCCTTCACGGCCGTCTACCGGCGCTGGGACAAGATCAAGGACGGCACCCGGGTGGAGGCCTACCTGCGGTCGGCGGTGCTGAACACCAGCCGCTCGGTCCTGCGCCGCCGCAAGCTCGCCGTACTGCACCGGCCGCCCGTCGATCCGCCGGTCTGGTCCGCCGAGAGCCAGGCGATGCTCGGCGAGGACCGGCGCGAGGTGCTGGCCGCGCTGGCGACGCTGCCGGCCCGTCGGCGAGAAGTGCTGGTGATGCGGTTCTACCTGCACCTGTCCGACGCCGACATCGCCCTGACGCTCGGCATCACCGAGGTCTCGGTCCGTTCGACCATCTCCCGGGCGCTGAAGGCCCTGGGCGCGAAGCTGAAGGAGGACCGGTGA
- a CDS encoding GNAT family N-acetyltransferase, with the protein MATYGELPGELGTERLRLRRWVGADAAEYRGLWLERDPRAVRRVDAEGRPTVEEIRGWLVENPLAAAPGLGLLPIERRDTGEFIGYCGLTVGQASFEEPEIAYELARRAHGQGYATEAARAVVEAAARTGRRRLWATVREWNAESFRVLEKLGFERSGRVTADAERGDSIWMTRELEQG; encoded by the coding sequence GTGGCTACGTATGGGGAACTGCCGGGGGAGTTGGGGACCGAGCGGTTGCGGTTGCGGCGGTGGGTGGGGGCGGATGCTGCGGAGTACCGGGGGTTGTGGTTGGAGCGGGATCCGCGGGCGGTGCGGCGGGTTGATGCTGAGGGGCGGCCGACGGTGGAGGAGATTCGGGGGTGGCTGGTCGAGAATCCGTTGGCTGCCGCGCCGGGGTTGGGGTTGTTGCCGATCGAGCGGCGGGATACGGGGGAGTTCATCGGGTACTGCGGGTTGACCGTGGGGCAGGCGTCGTTCGAGGAGCCTGAGATTGCGTACGAGTTGGCTCGGCGGGCGCACGGGCAGGGGTATGCGACGGAGGCTGCGCGGGCGGTTGTCGAGGCGGCGGCGCGGACGGGGCGGCGGCGGTTGTGGGCGACCGTGCGGGAGTGGAACGCGGAGTCGTTCCGGGTGCTCGAGAAGCTCGGGTTCGAGCGGAGTGGGCGGGTGACCGCGGATGCCGAGCGTGGGGATTCGATTTGGATGACCCGGGAGCTCGAGCAGGGCTGA
- a CDS encoding S8 family serine peptidase, producing the protein MPASARRRLTVLTVAAVSATALVATVVNHATASTPTQADPQVKESSTGAYIVQLDDSPVTEYDGDIAGLAATRVLPGGKLLREATPVVSYVEHLASERTQVLDQVPGVEKLYDYDYTYAGFSARMSHDDAVRLAKTSGVKSVEPSELQQADTVDTPRYLGLSGKGGAWQQAGGVDKAGDGVIVGVLDSGFTPERPSFAPIKTTKASDALVKKKWKGTCQVGTEAPVACNNKVIGARYFDAGIGNRPIPEEYRSPRDYGGHGTHTASTAAGNHGVDMKVLDRDYGKGSGIAPHARLAIYKVLWAVDAAGGGSGTDADIVAGIDAAVADGVDVLNYSISGSGSTFVNATGLAFLRAAKAGVFVSTSAGNTGPGVSTVGKNYPWVTTVANGTHDRDVQTTVTLGNGKSYTGAGIANGTPSKPLVLAKDAGLDGANQTNLVLCMPGTLDAAKATGKIVVCDRGVSDRVDKSRQVKAAGGVGMILVNPTANTLDSDLHSVPTVHLDNVVGPEVKAYAATANPTATIAAAKTVRVNAPKVASSSSRGPSLAGNGDLLKPDVMAPGTNVLAATSQFAAAGGEYAFMSGTSMAAPHLAGAAAVLKGRYPTWSPMAIKSALLTTATSLNAEGGPIQNDAGSPGNPFGYGAGLMQPKKAMDPGLVYDSSYDDWARFVCGSGQVGATHELCAKGKIDPSDLNYPTIAIGDLAGKQTVKRTVKNVGKLPEVYFPKVEGLAGFKVTVTPKLLVLLPGASASYRVTFENNGALLEQYSFGKLNLRSARHVVSSTLAVRPLTVKAPVQVNGTGTTGSVPVPLTSGYAGTLQTSAVGLAAAGVNEAALKNPGGVSFPTANPAANEHVAKFTVNVPAGTKYARFSTFDADYPAGTDLDVFVYKAGTTAVLGSSTGGSAEEEVNLPAPAGGSYDVYVDLFAGADEQGVKLNHWELQTPAGNLTATPASQQVQVAGQATVTAAWSGLTAGTRYLGLLSYTDGAAGSGSTVVRVDS; encoded by the coding sequence GTGCCAGCTTCTGCCCGCCGGCGTCTGACGGTGCTCACCGTCGCCGCCGTGAGCGCGACCGCTCTGGTCGCCACCGTCGTGAACCACGCGACCGCCTCCACCCCGACCCAAGCTGACCCGCAGGTCAAGGAGTCCTCGACCGGGGCGTACATCGTCCAGCTCGACGACTCCCCGGTCACCGAGTACGACGGCGACATCGCCGGCCTGGCCGCGACCCGGGTGCTGCCCGGCGGCAAGCTGCTGCGTGAGGCGACCCCGGTGGTCAGCTACGTCGAGCACCTCGCCAGCGAGCGGACCCAGGTGCTCGACCAGGTCCCGGGTGTCGAGAAGCTGTACGACTACGACTACACGTACGCCGGGTTCTCGGCGCGGATGTCGCACGACGACGCGGTGCGGCTGGCCAAGACGTCCGGTGTGAAGAGCGTCGAGCCGAGCGAGCTGCAGCAGGCGGACACCGTCGACACCCCGCGGTACCTGGGCCTGTCCGGCAAGGGCGGCGCCTGGCAGCAGGCCGGTGGCGTCGACAAGGCCGGCGACGGCGTGATCGTCGGGGTGCTCGACTCCGGGTTCACCCCGGAGCGGCCGAGCTTCGCGCCGATCAAGACGACCAAGGCCTCCGACGCGCTGGTCAAGAAGAAGTGGAAGGGCACCTGCCAGGTCGGCACGGAGGCTCCGGTGGCCTGCAACAACAAGGTGATCGGCGCCCGCTACTTCGACGCCGGCATCGGCAACCGCCCGATCCCGGAGGAGTACCGCTCGCCGCGTGACTACGGCGGCCACGGCACCCACACCGCCAGTACGGCGGCCGGCAACCACGGCGTCGACATGAAGGTGCTCGACCGGGACTACGGCAAGGGGTCCGGCATCGCCCCGCACGCGCGGCTGGCGATCTACAAGGTGCTCTGGGCCGTCGACGCGGCCGGTGGCGGCAGCGGGACCGACGCCGACATCGTGGCCGGGATCGACGCGGCCGTCGCCGACGGCGTCGACGTACTCAACTACTCGATCTCCGGCTCCGGGTCGACGTTCGTCAACGCGACCGGCCTGGCGTTCCTGCGGGCTGCGAAGGCCGGCGTGTTCGTCTCGACCAGCGCGGGCAACACCGGGCCGGGCGTCAGCACGGTCGGCAAGAACTACCCGTGGGTGACGACCGTTGCCAACGGCACCCATGACCGCGACGTCCAGACCACGGTCACCCTCGGCAACGGCAAGTCGTACACCGGCGCCGGTATCGCGAACGGTACGCCGAGCAAGCCGCTCGTCCTGGCCAAGGACGCCGGCCTCGACGGCGCGAACCAGACCAACCTCGTGCTCTGCATGCCCGGCACGCTCGACGCGGCCAAGGCGACCGGCAAGATCGTCGTCTGCGACCGCGGCGTCAGCGACCGGGTCGACAAGAGCCGCCAGGTCAAGGCCGCGGGCGGCGTCGGGATGATCCTGGTCAACCCGACCGCGAACACGCTCGACTCCGACCTGCACTCGGTCCCGACGGTCCACCTGGACAACGTGGTCGGCCCGGAGGTCAAGGCGTACGCCGCGACCGCGAACCCGACCGCCACGATCGCCGCCGCGAAGACCGTGCGCGTCAACGCGCCGAAGGTCGCCAGCTCGTCGAGCCGCGGCCCGTCCCTGGCCGGCAACGGTGACCTGCTCAAGCCGGACGTGATGGCGCCGGGCACCAACGTGCTCGCGGCAACGAGTCAGTTCGCGGCCGCCGGTGGCGAGTACGCCTTCATGAGCGGTACGTCGATGGCCGCGCCGCACCTTGCCGGCGCCGCCGCCGTACTGAAGGGCCGGTACCCGACCTGGTCGCCGATGGCGATCAAGTCGGCCCTGCTGACCACCGCCACGTCGCTGAACGCCGAGGGCGGGCCGATCCAGAACGACGCCGGCTCGCCGGGCAACCCGTTCGGGTACGGCGCCGGCCTGATGCAGCCGAAGAAGGCGATGGATCCGGGCCTGGTCTACGACTCGTCGTACGACGACTGGGCGCGGTTCGTCTGCGGGTCCGGGCAGGTCGGCGCGACGCACGAGCTGTGCGCCAAGGGCAAGATCGACCCGAGCGACCTGAACTACCCGACGATCGCGATCGGCGACCTGGCCGGCAAGCAGACCGTCAAGCGGACCGTGAAGAACGTCGGCAAGCTGCCCGAGGTGTACTTCCCGAAGGTGGAGGGCCTGGCCGGCTTCAAGGTGACCGTGACGCCGAAGCTGCTGGTCCTGCTGCCGGGCGCCAGTGCGTCGTACCGGGTGACCTTCGAGAACAACGGCGCTCTGCTGGAGCAGTACTCGTTCGGCAAGCTCAACCTGCGCTCCGCGCGGCACGTGGTCAGCAGCACGCTCGCGGTCCGGCCGCTGACCGTCAAGGCGCCGGTCCAGGTCAACGGCACGGGCACCACCGGGTCCGTCCCGGTCCCGCTCACCTCCGGGTACGCCGGGACGCTGCAGACCTCCGCGGTCGGCCTGGCCGCGGCGGGCGTCAACGAGGCGGCCCTGAAGAACCCGGGCGGGGTGTCGTTCCCGACCGCGAACCCGGCGGCCAACGAGCACGTCGCCAAGTTCACCGTGAACGTCCCGGCCGGGACGAAGTACGCCCGGTTCTCCACCTTCGACGCCGACTACCCGGCCGGCACGGACCTCGACGTGTTCGTCTACAAGGCCGGTACGACGGCAGTGCTCGGCAGCAGCACCGGCGGCTCGGCCGAGGAAGAGGTGAACCTGCCTGCTCCGGCCGGTGGTTCGTACGACGTGTACGTCGACCTGTTCGCCGGTGCTGACGAGCAGGGCGTCAAGCTCAACCACTGGGAGCTGCAGACCCCGGCAGGCAACCTCACCGCGACTCCTGCCAGCCAGCAAGTCCAGGTGGCAGGCCAGGCGACTGTGACTGCCGCCTGGTCCGGCCTGACCGCCGGCACGAGGTACCTGGGTCTGCTGTCGTACACCGACGGTGCGGCCGGGTCCGGCTCGACGGTGGTCCGCGTCGACAGCTGA
- a CDS encoding SRPBCC family protein — protein MPDHSESIQVATAPAAVYALITDLPRMSEWSPECTRVTWRGSAPYGVVGSRFIGHNRVGAARWFTQGVVTEALVDRRFTFHIHFGPVPISDWSYELAPAADGTCVVTESWTDRRPRPLRRAFALAFGQRAPRNEHGIHTTLVNLKATAESAVR, from the coding sequence ATGCCGGACCACAGCGAGTCGATCCAGGTCGCCACGGCGCCCGCGGCCGTCTACGCCCTGATCACCGACCTCCCGCGGATGAGCGAGTGGTCGCCGGAGTGCACGCGGGTCACCTGGCGCGGGAGCGCGCCGTACGGCGTTGTCGGGAGCCGGTTCATCGGGCACAACCGGGTCGGCGCTGCTCGGTGGTTCACGCAGGGAGTCGTCACCGAAGCGCTGGTGGACCGGCGCTTCACCTTCCACATCCACTTCGGCCCGGTCCCCATCTCGGACTGGTCCTACGAGCTCGCCCCCGCCGCGGACGGCACGTGCGTGGTTACCGAGTCCTGGACCGACCGCCGCCCGCGCCCTCTGCGCCGCGCCTTCGCGCTGGCCTTCGGCCAGCGCGCTCCGCGCAACGAGCACGGCATCCACACCACCCTGGTCAACCTGAAGGCGACGGCCGAGTCCGCCGTACGCTGA
- the lepA gene encoding translation elongation factor 4, translating to MPVGPTTVPQPGRTDPSLIRNFCIIAHIDHGKSTLADRMLQITGVVDGRQMRAQYLDRMDIERERGITIKSQAVRLPYAPKPDSPGGLLAEDGTTYILNMIDTPGHVDFTYEVSRSLEACEGAVLLVDAAQGIEAQTLANLYLALNADLHIIPVLNKIDLPGAMPEKYAAELAHIIGCKESDVLRVSAKTGEGVEDLLSEIVAQVEPPKGVKDAPPRALIFDSVYDTYRGVVTYVRVVDGELTHRDKIKMMSSGAVHEMLEVGVISPEPVKGLSIGVGEVGYLITGVKDVRQSRVGDTVTSSIRGATEALGGYKHPQPMVYSGLFPIDGDDYPTLRDALERLQLNDAALQYEPESSGALGFGFRCGFLGLLHMEIVRERLEREFDLDLISTAPNVVYRVEMEDGKEHVVTNPSEFPEGKIADIYEPVVRATILSPKDFIGTIMDLCQTKRGNLLGMEYLSEDRVELRYTLPLAEIVFDFFDQLKSKTKGYASLDYEPTGEQSAALVKVDILLQGETVDAFSAIVHRDNAYAYGVSLAGKLKELIPRQQFEVPIQAAIGSRIIARESIRAIRKDVLAKCYGGDITRKRKLLEKQKEGKKRMKMVGRVEVPQEAFIAALKTNEPAEKAKK from the coding sequence GTGCCCGTAGGACCCACGACCGTTCCGCAGCCGGGTCGCACCGACCCGTCGCTGATCCGGAACTTCTGCATCATCGCCCACATCGACCACGGCAAGTCGACGCTGGCCGACCGGATGCTGCAGATCACCGGTGTCGTCGACGGCCGGCAGATGCGGGCGCAGTACCTGGACCGGATGGACATCGAGCGCGAGCGCGGCATCACGATCAAGTCCCAGGCCGTGCGCCTGCCGTACGCGCCGAAGCCGGACAGCCCCGGCGGCCTGCTCGCCGAGGACGGTACGACGTACATCCTGAACATGATCGACACCCCCGGCCACGTCGACTTCACCTACGAGGTGTCGCGGTCGCTGGAGGCGTGCGAGGGCGCGGTGCTGCTGGTCGACGCGGCGCAGGGGATCGAGGCGCAGACGCTGGCCAACCTGTACCTCGCGCTGAACGCGGACCTGCACATCATCCCGGTGCTGAACAAGATCGACCTGCCGGGCGCCATGCCGGAGAAGTACGCCGCCGAGCTGGCGCACATCATCGGCTGCAAGGAGTCCGACGTCCTGCGGGTCTCGGCCAAGACCGGTGAGGGTGTCGAGGACCTGCTCAGCGAGATCGTCGCGCAGGTCGAGCCGCCGAAGGGCGTCAAGGACGCTCCGCCGCGGGCCCTGATCTTCGACTCGGTGTACGACACCTACCGCGGCGTGGTCACCTACGTCCGGGTGGTCGACGGCGAGCTGACGCACCGCGACAAGATCAAGATGATGTCGTCCGGCGCCGTGCACGAGATGCTCGAGGTCGGTGTCATCTCGCCCGAGCCGGTGAAGGGCCTGAGCATCGGCGTCGGCGAGGTCGGCTACCTGATCACCGGCGTGAAGGACGTCCGCCAGTCCCGCGTCGGTGACACCGTCACCTCGTCGATCCGCGGCGCGACCGAGGCCCTGGGTGGGTACAAGCACCCCCAGCCGATGGTCTACTCCGGTCTGTTCCCGATCGACGGCGACGACTACCCGACGCTGCGCGACGCGCTGGAGCGCCTGCAGCTGAACGACGCCGCCCTGCAGTACGAGCCGGAGAGCTCGGGCGCCCTCGGCTTCGGCTTCCGCTGCGGCTTCCTCGGTCTGCTGCACATGGAGATCGTCCGCGAGCGGCTCGAGCGCGAGTTCGACCTGGACCTGATCTCGACCGCGCCGAACGTGGTCTACCGGGTCGAGATGGAGGACGGCAAGGAGCACGTCGTCACCAACCCGAGCGAGTTCCCCGAGGGCAAGATCGCCGACATCTACGAGCCGGTGGTGCGGGCGACGATCCTCAGCCCGAAGGACTTCATCGGCACGATCATGGACCTGTGCCAGACCAAGCGGGGCAACCTGCTCGGTATGGAGTACCTGTCCGAGGACCGCGTCGAGCTACGCTACACGCTGCCGCTGGCCGAGATCGTCTTCGACTTCTTCGACCAGCTGAAGTCGAAGACCAAGGGCTACGCCTCGCTCGACTACGAGCCGACCGGTGAGCAGTCCGCGGCGCTGGTCAAGGTCGACATCCTGCTGCAGGGCGAGACCGTCGACGCGTTCTCCGCGATCGTGCACCGCGACAACGCCTACGCGTACGGCGTCTCGCTGGCCGGCAAGCTCAAGGAACTCATTCCGCGCCAGCAGTTCGAGGTGCCGATCCAGGCCGCGATCGGGTCCCGGATCATCGCCCGGGAGTCGATCCGGGCGATCCGCAAGGACGTGCTCGCCAAGTGCTACGGCGGTGACATCACCCGGAAGCGCAAGCTGCTGGAGAAGCAGAAGGAGGGCAAGAAGCGGATGAAGATGGTCGGCCGGGTCGAGGTCCCGCAGGAGGCCTTCATCGCCGCGCTGAAGACCAACGAGCCCGCCGAGAAGGCCAAGAAGTAG
- the rpsT gene encoding 30S ribosomal protein S20, whose protein sequence is MANIKSQIKRNRQNEAARLRNKSVKSTLKTAVRRFREAADAGDSAKAQEQAQVAGRLLDKAASKGVIHANQAANRKSSIFKKAASL, encoded by the coding sequence GTGGCGAACATCAAGTCCCAGATCAAGCGCAACCGCCAGAACGAGGCTGCGCGGCTTCGCAACAAGTCGGTGAAGTCGACCCTCAAGACGGCTGTTCGCCGCTTCCGTGAGGCCGCCGACGCCGGCGACTCCGCGAAGGCCCAGGAGCAGGCCCAGGTTGCTGGCCGCCTGCTCGACAAGGCTGCCAGCAAGGGCGTCATCCACGCCAACCAGGCCGCCAACCGGAAGTCGTCCATCTTCAAGAAGGCCGCTTCCCTCTGA
- a CDS encoding phosphotransferase family protein, whose protein sequence is MAHALGTRLAYEQAPARVRAWVERSLGASVVSASTQLGGFSPGVAARLVTASGRRAFVKAVGPELNPGTPDLIRNEITAMQAIGPLPQTPGLYGVYDDGDWVGILLEDISGYVPPHPWHQHDASRVLDALADLSESLDPAPWSEAPVAAERSQGFLSRWEKVIADGVAVPDWAAGREQEFAELAQTGLDELSKGSALAHWDLRADNLLLTEDRVVFVDWAHASIAPVWTDTVILCGDMYESVDLPDLPDEPGVNGLIAGLCAGYLWGSTQPPQPSIPTMRPWQYETAQVHFDWLRERLG, encoded by the coding sequence ATGGCGCACGCACTGGGGACCCGCTTGGCCTACGAACAGGCTCCTGCCCGGGTGCGCGCGTGGGTCGAGCGCTCGCTCGGTGCCTCGGTCGTCTCGGCCTCCACGCAGCTGGGCGGGTTCTCGCCGGGCGTCGCGGCGCGGTTGGTGACGGCCTCGGGCCGGCGTGCGTTCGTCAAGGCGGTCGGCCCCGAGCTCAACCCGGGCACCCCCGACCTGATCCGCAACGAGATCACCGCCATGCAGGCGATCGGCCCGCTGCCGCAGACCCCCGGCCTGTACGGCGTGTACGACGACGGCGACTGGGTCGGGATCCTGCTGGAGGACATCTCCGGCTACGTGCCGCCGCACCCGTGGCACCAGCACGACGCTTCCCGGGTGCTCGACGCGCTGGCCGACCTGTCCGAGTCGCTGGACCCGGCGCCCTGGTCGGAGGCCCCGGTCGCGGCTGAGCGCAGTCAGGGCTTCCTGAGCCGGTGGGAGAAGGTGATCGCCGACGGCGTCGCCGTACCGGACTGGGCAGCCGGCCGCGAGCAGGAGTTCGCCGAACTGGCCCAGACCGGGCTGGACGAGCTCTCGAAGGGCAGTGCCCTGGCGCACTGGGACCTGCGGGCCGACAACCTCCTGCTCACCGAGGACCGGGTCGTCTTCGTCGACTGGGCCCACGCCTCGATCGCACCGGTCTGGACGGACACGGTCATCCTGTGCGGCGACATGTACGAGTCGGTGGACCTGCCGGACCTCCCGGACGAGCCGGGGGTGAACGGCCTGATCGCCGGGCTCTGCGCCGGGTACCTGTGGGGCAGCACCCAGCCGCCCCAGCCGAGCATCCCGACCATGCGGCCCTGGCAGTACGAGACCGCGCAGGTCCACTTCGACTGGCTGCGCGAACGACTCGGCTGA
- a CDS encoding MOSC domain-containing protein has translation MRLLTVNVVEELIPGPKETGWTAIDKRPQHGRVRVGELGLAGDSVCDTANHGGPDQAVYAYAEEDARWWSEQLGREIPSGLFGENLRTEGVEVTNALLGEVWRIGDEVEVQVRAPRIPCITFQHRMGIPGWVKRFHQANRSGVYLKVLTTGTIAAGDPVTVLSRPDHEVTVGVMFEAQDGPKLRGVLDSGVDLMPELRATAERVVARGN, from the coding sequence ATGCGGCTGCTGACGGTGAACGTGGTGGAAGAGCTGATCCCCGGGCCCAAGGAGACCGGCTGGACGGCGATCGACAAGCGGCCGCAGCATGGGCGGGTCCGGGTGGGGGAGCTCGGGCTCGCGGGGGACTCGGTGTGTGACACCGCGAATCACGGTGGGCCGGATCAGGCCGTCTACGCGTACGCCGAGGAGGACGCCCGGTGGTGGAGCGAGCAGCTCGGGCGGGAGATCCCGTCGGGGTTGTTCGGCGAGAACCTGCGGACCGAGGGCGTCGAGGTGACCAACGCGCTGCTCGGTGAGGTGTGGCGTATCGGGGACGAGGTCGAGGTCCAGGTGCGGGCGCCGCGGATCCCGTGCATCACGTTCCAGCACCGGATGGGGATTCCGGGCTGGGTGAAGCGGTTCCACCAGGCCAACCGCTCCGGCGTCTACCTCAAGGTCCTGACGACCGGCACGATCGCGGCCGGTGACCCGGTCACGGTGCTGAGCCGCCCCGATCACGAGGTGACCGTCGGGGTGATGTTCGAGGCGCAGGACGGGCCGAAGCTGCGGGGCGTGCTCGACTCCGGCGTCGACCTGATGCCCGAGCTGCGCGCGACCGCCGAGCGTGTCGTGGCCCGCGGCAACTAA